The stretch of DNA CAAGTGGCTCGGCGCTGTGTTCTTTGGCAATAACCGCTTCCTTAATGGCGTACATGCAGCACACCGAGGAACAGTAGTTGTGTTTAATGCGGATGTTTCTCGAGCCCACACACTGAATCCAGGCGATTTTGCGCGGTTCCTGGTGGTCATAGGGCCGAACCAGGTGCCCGCTAAAGGGACCCGAAGCACTTAAAATCCGCTCAAATTCAATACTGGTTACTACATTAGGATACTTTTTATAACCGAAATAATAAAGGTCGGTGGGGTCGCATAATTCAGCACCGCTGCTGAGAATTATAGATCCTACTTCAATTTCTTTTTCTTCATCCTGCATATTGTGGTTGACGGCCTCGCGCATACAGGTTTTTACACATTCACCGCATTCGGAACATACGGCGCAGTTCAGGCAGCGCTCGGCTTCCTTGCGGGCCTCTTCTTCGCTGATGCCCAAAGCCACTTCGTAAAAATTAGCGATGCGCTGTTGGGGGTCCACAAAATGACCCGTTACCCGGGGGGTATCTGACATCATTTTCTGGGCATGCTTGGGAAAGTCAGCAATAGCACCGTCAAAGGTATTTTTGAACTCGCCGGCTATTTGTTCGCCTTTAAGGTATAAGTTGATAGACCAGGCCGCTTTTTTACCCGCTCCGATGGCATCCACCACGGTGGCAGGACCGGTTACCACATCGCCGGCGGCAAAAACACCCGGTATATTGGTGGCCAGCGTTTGGGGATCAACAATTATGGTATTCTTTTTGGATAAGGCCACGTTGCTTAATCCTGATACCTCTGGAGCCTGGCCAATGGCAATGATCACGTTATCCACATCAATGGAAAATTCACTGCCCGCCACAGGCACTGGGCGGCGGCGTCCACTTTCGTCCGGTTCACCCAGCTTGTTTTCAACGCATTCCAGTTTAATGGCCTTACCGTCTTGTCCGTGTACAGCCACTGGGCTGGTCATCATCTTAAAGATAATGCCCTCTTCTTTGGCTTCCTCGATTTCCTCTTCTGCTGCCGTAATCTCTGCTTCGGATCGGCGGTATACGATGGTTACCTCCTGGGCACCACAGCGCAGTGCGGTGCGGGCAGCGTCCATAGCAGTATTGCCGCCACCGATGACAGCTACCTTTTGACCCAGGGGGACCTGCTCGCCCAGGTTAACTTTCCGTAGAAAATCTACACCTGGTATTACGCCGGACAAATCCTCACCCGGTATATTGAGGGATACGCCCTTGTGAGCACCAATGGCTAAAAATACAGCTTTGTAACCCTGGTTCATTAAATCATCTATGGTTAACTGCGGACCCAGGGGGGTGTTTGTTTTGAATTGTACACCCATTTTTTCCAGCAGGTTTATTTCCAGTTCAACTAATTGTTTGGGCAGGCGATACTCTGGTATACCAACCCTGAGCATGCCACCGGTCACCGGCAAGGCTTCAAATATAGTTACCGCATAGCCCCGTTTGGTTAGTTGATAAGCCGTGGAAAGACCTGCCGGGCCGGAGCCTATCACCGCAACTTTAATACCATTAGCCGGTGCCGTTTCAGGTAACGGTAAGTTATCCATATCACGGTAGGCTACGGATGCGGCTACTCTCTTTAATTCCCTTATGTTAACGGACTTATCCACGCTTTTACGGTGGCACTGGCTTTCGCAAGGATGTGTGCATACCCGGCCACAAATGGCGGGCAGCGGGTTATCTTTATAAATCAATTGCCACGATTCAATGAATTTACCATCTTTAATAAGCTGTACATAACCCTGGGCGTTGACCCCTGCAGGGCAGGCTGCTTTACAGGGGGAAACACCATGTTTTTCTATGGAAAAGCCGGCCGGCATGGCCTGGGGATACATTTTATAAATAGCTTTTCTCTTGCCCAGGTCGGCGTCAAATTCGCTGGGCATTTCTACCGGGCAGGCGCTGGCGCATTCGCCGCAGCCAGTACACTTATCCAGATCAATGTAACGCGCTTTTTTACGTAATTTCACCTTATAGTTGCCCGGCTCACCCTGAACATCAACTATATCTGTTAACATGTTTTTCTCAATATTCAGGTGTCTCCCGCACTCCACCAGCTTGGGAGAGAGAATACACATGGAGCAATCGTTGGTGGGGAATGTTTTATCCAGCCTGGGCATAGTGCCGCCAATAGCCGGTGACTGCTCCACGAGATATACATAATAGCCGGACTCTGCAAGGTCAAGTGATGCCTGGATGCCGGAAATGCCGGCGCCTACCACCATTACGGCTCCCACTTTATCTTTACTCATGCATTTCACCCGTCCTCTCGGTTTAGAGTCCATCCTGGCAAAACATATCAAAAAGCAAAACAAAATATCAACTTTCCACCGAGCTTTTACCGGGTATATCTATTCTTTTTCCGGCATGATGAGGGCTCTTTCCATCAGGGAACACATGTGTACATTCGGTGATTTAGCCTTTTCCGGGTACCATTTATTCAAATCGTTAAACTGGTCCATACAGTTGTGGCAGGGCACGATCACAATTTCCGCACCAGTGGCCAGCACCTGGTCTACTTTGCGCTTGCCTTTGGCTTTACGAATGTCGTTGTACTCAGGCATAGCCATACCGCCGCCGCCGGCACCACAGCAGTAATTCATTTTACCGTGGGGGTTCATATCCACAAAGTTTTTCAGGAAGCTTCTCATTAACTCCCTGGGTGCTTCATATACGCCTTCTTTGCGGGCAGTGTTGCAAGGATCGTGATAAGTAACCACTTCGGTAATGGCATCGGGGTCAAGCTTGATTTTACCTTCCTTGACCAGCTCATTGAGCAGTTCAAGAATATGGCGAATAGGATATTGCTTGCCCTTCCAATATGTTCTATAGCCCCATCTCATAGAACGGAAGGCGTGCCCGCACTCGGTCACAATCAACTCTTCACATTCCAGGTCGGCAACTTCCTGCCACAGGGGCATGGAGATGGCTAAAAAGTCGTCGGTTTGGCCGGTGAACAGTGCAATGTTAGTGGCGTCCCAGCGCTTAGTGCTGATGGTGTAGTCAATTCCCGCCACATAAAACAGCTTTAGAGTGGTTTGCAGCTCATTGGGATAATACTTGATATCCCGGGCATTAAAGCCGTAAAAATACTTGGCACCCTTTTTGTTGAGCGGAATTTTATAGTTAGGGTCACCCAGTTCTTCCTGCAGTTCCTCTTCAATCCACTCCAAGGTTTCTTCGTAGTCTACCTGGCCGACGTTCATTTGGTTACCGGACTCGATGTGCTCGTTGGCAATAGTCTGCAGGTAGCCAGGAATTTTATCCTTATCCCAGGTGCCGCGCAGTGAACGTACCAGGGCTGCAATGTTTACGTTCATGGGGCACTCGATGGTGCAACGCTCACACATGGTGCAGTACCAGATGTATGGGTCGGCATATACTTCATCTTTCATGCCCAGCAGTACTTTGCGCAAAAATTTACGGGGATCCTGGTTTTCGTGAATGTCGGAATAAGGGCAGCCCGCTGTGCACATGCCGCAGGCCAGGCAGTTGCTAAAGTCATATCCTTTTAGCAGTTCGGCAACTTCGTCCCTGAATTTGGGGTTGAAATCTGCAGCTTTAATAGCTTCCATTGGAGGTCCTCCCCTCTTGGTCTTGGCATACCATTGAGTTAAAGTTTTAACTTGTTATAGCGCCTCTTTAATAGCAATAAAGAGGCGCTATATTTAATGTTTACAGGTATTTAAGCCTTTTAGTATTCATTCGGCAGTTCGTTAAGTTGGGCTCTGGTAAATACCGGGCCGTCCTTGCAGACGTATTTGCCCCCCACATTACATCTGCCGCACATACCAATACCACATTTCATACGGTTTTCCAGAGACATGATAATTCTTTCTACTGGAAAGCCCAGTTTTTCCAATACAGGCATAGTGAACTTAATCATCACCGGCGGTCC from Desulfoscipio gibsoniae DSM 7213 encodes:
- a CDS encoding (Fe-S)-binding protein; translated protein: MEAIKAADFNPKFRDEVAELLKGYDFSNCLACGMCTAGCPYSDIHENQDPRKFLRKVLLGMKDEVYADPYIWYCTMCERCTIECPMNVNIAALVRSLRGTWDKDKIPGYLQTIANEHIESGNQMNVGQVDYEETLEWIEEELQEELGDPNYKIPLNKKGAKYFYGFNARDIKYYPNELQTTLKLFYVAGIDYTISTKRWDATNIALFTGQTDDFLAISMPLWQEVADLECEELIVTECGHAFRSMRWGYRTYWKGKQYPIRHILELLNELVKEGKIKLDPDAITEVVTYHDPCNTARKEGVYEAPRELMRSFLKNFVDMNPHGKMNYCCGAGGGGMAMPEYNDIRKAKGKRKVDQVLATGAEIVIVPCHNCMDQFNDLNKWYPEKAKSPNVHMCSLMERALIMPEKE
- a CDS encoding NAD(P)-binding protein — its product is MSKDKVGAVMVVGAGISGIQASLDLAESGYYVYLVEQSPAIGGTMPRLDKTFPTNDCSMCILSPKLVECGRHLNIEKNMLTDIVDVQGEPGNYKVKLRKKARYIDLDKCTGCGECASACPVEMPSEFDADLGKRKAIYKMYPQAMPAGFSIEKHGVSPCKAACPAGVNAQGYVQLIKDGKFIESWQLIYKDNPLPAICGRVCTHPCESQCHRKSVDKSVNIRELKRVAASVAYRDMDNLPLPETAPANGIKVAVIGSGPAGLSTAYQLTKRGYAVTIFEALPVTGGMLRVGIPEYRLPKQLVELEINLLEKMGVQFKTNTPLGPQLTIDDLMNQGYKAVFLAIGAHKGVSLNIPGEDLSGVIPGVDFLRKVNLGEQVPLGQKVAVIGGGNTAMDAARTALRCGAQEVTIVYRRSEAEITAAEEEIEEAKEEGIIFKMMTSPVAVHGQDGKAIKLECVENKLGEPDESGRRRPVPVAGSEFSIDVDNVIIAIGQAPEVSGLSNVALSKKNTIIVDPQTLATNIPGVFAAGDVVTGPATVVDAIGAGKKAAWSINLYLKGEQIAGEFKNTFDGAIADFPKHAQKMMSDTPRVTGHFVDPQQRIANFYEVALGISEEEARKEAERCLNCAVCSECGECVKTCMREAVNHNMQDEEKEIEVGSIILSSGAELCDPTDLYYFGYKKYPNVVTSIEFERILSASGPFSGHLVRPYDHQEPRKIAWIQCVGSRNIRIKHNYCSSVCCMYAIKEAVIAKEHSAEPLDTTIFMMDMRSYGKDFEKYYERAKNEHGVKFKRSRIYEIAEAAGESKNLVIRYANEDGTITTEEFDMVVLSIGFKAPQKALELGQKLDVKLNRYGFADLEPLTGVGTSQPGIYVAGTFSGPKDIPETVMQASAAASAAESLLGDVRGTLVKERVFPPERDVTDEEPRIGVFVCNCGINIGGVISVPEVVAMAKKLPNVAYAGEYLYACSQDSQADMKQIIEENKLNRVVVASCSPRTHKPLFQETLREAGLNRYLFEMANIRDQCSWVHMHEHDKVTEKAKDLVRMIVSKSALLRPVKQGQVGVTKSALVIGGGVSGMTNALSLAEQGYTVHLVEKSAELGGMARRIKKGFKGEDIGAFVADLINQVNASPLINVYTSSEIQEVSGYVGNFTTALTNGQVIKHGVTVIAIGGQEYKPGEYLYGQSDRIMTHLELEEAMAEGKVKDAQNIVLINCVGSRNNERPYCSRVCCSKSISLALKAKESNPNANIFVLYRDIRTYGFLEEKYEEARNKGVIFIRYNTDDKPLVEKNGDMINVTVTDHVLGVPIVIEADVVGLAAAILPPEDNTKLNQLFKVPLNADGFFLEAHMKLRPVDFASEGLFMAGIAHGPKNMEENIAQAKAAAGRAATILSKNHLESQGVVAKVDPSKCAACLTCVRLCPFNVPRVKNYAAEIEPVLCQGCGTCAGECPNKAITLQGYSDRMYMNMMNGLLREVR